In Coffea eugenioides isolate CCC68of chromosome 4, Ceug_1.0, whole genome shotgun sequence, the genomic stretch atgtattttaatatgtatatttcaattatgtatattatatatatattatattaatataaatatatttatttcaattatgtataatattatatatattatatcaattgaaataaatattatatatttatataaatacatttatttatatataaatttataaatatatttattcaattttgttttataatatatattaatatatgttaatatgtatatttcaattatgtatattatacataaattatattaataataatatatattatatatattatacatttctaatattatatatttatacatacatattataaatattttattttatttataatatatttttatatatttataatatatttacataaatattatatgttatataaattatatataatataacgtataatatattatacatttatataaatgtacatttatacataatatataaatatttatgtatatttataatatacatttatattatgtataatatataatataatatatttatacatttatattaatatacataatattaattttacatttatacataatattaatacatgtatacatttatattaattatattaatacatttctacataatattaatatatatttataatttattaatttatacatttatataatattcatttataatttatatatttttaataatatacacttatacatttaaatatacatttatattatgtattatatatattaatacatttatacatttatattaatatacataatactccctctgtcccgttttgttagtcttggtttttttttcacacagattaagaaagtgtaattaatttggttggaaacataaatttagattaataatttcctaaaatacccttatgctaATCACGAAGAGTGCCAATTAATATCAGTTACAGCTAATGGGTTAGTATTGGAAAAATTCAATGTATTCAATGTAGTGGGTTAGTATTTAATAACAATGTATTAATAACAAGATATTTAATAAGGGCATTTTAGACAATTTGAAAGATTACTACATTTCTTAATGGGaaagtggactataatttgggacggacgaaaaaggaaaacaagactaacaaagtgggacggagggagtattaattttacatttatacataatatcaatacatatgtacatttatattaattatataaatacatttctacataatattaatatatatttataatatattaatttatacatttataatattcatttataatttatacatttataataatatacacttataatttataatatatttataatattcatttataatttatacatttataataatatacacttatacatttataaatatatttatattatgtattatatataatataatacatttatatatttttatatgaatatataaatatatttattgataaatatcTATAAaggtattataaatgcatataaatataaaatttataatttataatttgtacatttatataatattcatttataatttattcatttataataatatacatctatacatttgtaaatataaaTGGATCATAAATGCATAAATctatatttatttaaaaatataaaaattataatattctaaaaatactcaaaaatgtgtttcaaaaatacctctaaaaataatccaaaaaaatctacagtaaaagtttttcatatagtttttgaaaaacaaccccaaaaacaactaatccaaacggacttgtttttcagattcaaaatgctacagtggtgtttttgaaaaacaaacccaaaaacagctaatccaaacggagccttaGTATTTAAGCTTGAGGGTTTCTCAAGCATTTGCATAAGTGGGTTGGCCCACAAATGAGCTGGCCCACACCCAACAACATTTCATTGAAAATGTCGAGTGTCCGGAGATTATCATTTTTTACACAATATCTGTGTCCCCTTTTTGGcaatttgagaaataaaattCACAACCATATGAGGGCTAGGATGATTTGCACAACCCATTTTGGTGTTTTCTTGGTGAAGAATCCGGGGAAGATATCAGTGTTCAGAGTAGCGGTAAAAGTATATGGATATACAACCCTTGTTTTCTAGCTGGAAAGTTTCCAAGCACTGTTGTTGCTGTCAATGAAACCTTTGACAATCTTTGCATTCGGAGGAGATCAAACCTTTTCAACAACTCTGAAGTTTCCTTACACTTTATTGCGACCATGTATTGAGGTCACAGCTTGTGTACAaaatttatgaatttaattaaaaCATACTCAGATATGGCAAGATGGTAAAAGGTTGGTTCAAGTAATGAAAACTGGCCTGCCTTGGAcaatttgatggattttgaccCTTGTAGGTGGGCATTGTGGAAAACAATTTTTTCCTTATTAAGCCTCTTTAAACCTGAGGTTTTTAGAAACTAATAAATCCTTTTGGTACTATAGCGATACTTATTATAAGTTTCTGCAGGTGTAGCTTGTGTAAAGAGGAGTAAAACCGGGGAAACTCCTTTTCTGTCTGGATGTATGCAGGTGTCTTTGTTGTTTGTGGACGTTTTGCTGCAGGAAATTTGCCAATTTgattcttaaatttttttttttactaaaatcaaTTTCGTCCTTAATGATTTTTTTGTCctattttgtcctcaaattatACTTTTCATTCCTATATACAATGGTGCCATcatattttatctttttttttcatgattaatcaagggtattttggttaaGAAAAGGTTAGATTCTGCCATATGAAATATACAAGTCAACTCCTgtataaaaatgaagaaaagtaaAATCAACTGCATTGACAGAAATTCCTAGAAACTTGGTTTACTCAACCAGCATTAACATTTTCTTAACTGCATACCAAATGTAACAAAACAAATTGGAAATTTAGATATTTGTAAATCCTCAACTGAAAAACTAATCCGAAACCAGACTATATCATTGGTCGATATGTGCGAACAAGATCTAGAAGGGTCAAGCAGTGGGGATTGGGAAATCACTACTTGATAAGTAAGAAAACTCCACAATTAAAGTatagattaatctttcctacattaACAACGTGTACACTCTCTATATTAGATAAATGAcaactatacaaaatttaaattttgttctgATGGCGATATATGCAAGACAAGGTCTTGAGAACCAAGGACTAGTAAGTGGAAAATGACTAGTTGATAACAAAGAAAACTTCACAAATTATTCTAATAGCTGTATGAGCAAACAGGACTTTCGAAgtaaaggaaaaataaaaagaccTTTTATCTATGTTAAATTAACATGATttcctaaaagaaaaaaaaacctgaTTTCCTGTGAGTAAGCCTCCTTTGCTTCAATAGCATATTCAGAAATCATGGCATCAAACTTTTGCACCGTCGCATATTCATCATTTACTTTTTTAACTGTTTTCCAAGAAGAACAAATAGGGGAAAAAATAAAgagcaaagaaaaagaattgAATAATATTATAACAAATGGTCCAATTCTTAAGTGACAATAATGTTCTTAAAGTAAAAATATGTGTGTCTTTAGAGAGGTATGGCATGATCTCCAAGTTGGGTGAAGTGAGGGCTTTGATGAGCCACTTGAAGCATCTCATAATCATCAGAATATGAATCACGGTAAGTTTCCAAGTTGGCATATGAATTTTTCACAGCAGACCTGCATAACACTTTTCTCCACTCTTCTAGATGTGGAAATTCCATGTAATCTGCATACCGATCACAATACTGCAAAGAAAAATTCATATATGAATTCATGTATTCCAAAAGTTAGTGCCttaaatgaaaaaaatcaaaagtgtTTCAAGAAAGTTAGTGCCTTAAATCTTGAAATTGCAAATGAACTCTGAGTTCGGGCCATAAAAACCTAGTGCTTGGCATGTTAGGTACTAGACGGAAAGATGTTAATAACTGGAAGGGAAAGGGAACACAAGGGAGAGAAGTGCAACTGGTATGCAATGAAAGTTTTGGACAAAAGTGCCAAGGACTAAGGAAAATTCTAGAACTcatacttgtttttttttttttttttgggggggggggggggggggggggggagggggggatCTTCATTGATTTGCtggttttttttaatttaagcAATTTCAACTTTAGAGATTTTGAGTTAAAAGTATTCGTGTGGATCACTGTCAGAAACCGAATGTTTGAACGGGTTCAAGTGGTCTtcttaattagataattagcgTTTAACATTGGGATTCAATTCTGGTAGTCTCTGTTAGATTTGATTCCATGTGTATAGACTACCATAACTTGATGTATGTAGCGATTACTTTGATGTAAAGCTTTCTTTTCATATCAATGAAAAGGATTATTTTGCTGCTAAAGAGAAAGACAATAGTGTTTTCCTTTTCAATTTTGGTCATTGTACTCTATGAATATATAAATTGTCTACAATAAGACCCTTTTCCCCAAGAAGAGAAGACCTTCAATCACTGTCTAAAAGCTATGGTCCAATAAATAATGCaataaaaaaggagaaaaacatAAGGGATAAATTTCACCGAATTGGTGTTCACTTTTAAGGTCAAATTTGCTATGATTTCTGTTAATCATTTCATAGTGCAAATTAAATTTTAGCCATCAGTACCTGTGCAAGATATTtacacaacatatatatatatatatatatatatatattcatataacccaagattttGCCCTTTCCGCATCAAATGTTTACTCACAGAAACAATAAGGATTGCATACAAAAATTAGTCAAATTACCTCAAACTCGCCTATTTCATGAGTATAGTGCTTGGGAATACCAGCAACATCCCTTGAATTGTAGAAGTCTTTAATGGATTTCGTCATCTCTTCCTGTGATGgcaattttcttttccctgAAAGAAGTTGAGCTACCCATTTTGCTTGTGACTCAAAGAAGGGGAACCCTATGATCTAATATAAAAAGTTGAGCccaaaaattaataataaatttcTAAAACAATGAAAAATGAGATGATGATTATATATCTGTAGGACATGGTAATTCAAATTACGCATGTTTACAGATGCAATCGAGAATGTTTGAGCAATTGTTAACATATATGAAGCCGACCACAAATGCTTTACTAGTCTACTCACTAATTCCAATTACTTTTGTCATATTCAGTTATTGTACTTAAGAATTTGAACCTCGAAACGTTCACTTCAAAGATTGATTATTCACCTAAGAAATTGGATTATACCACATGTGCAAGAATTAcagtttaaatttaaattagaaTTATGTGGCATGTATCTATTCGTTAGTGCATACATTGGTGGCATATGCAAGATCAACCTTCAAAAGtcattgcaaaaaaaaaaaaggtctatAATATATTCGTCATATTGAAGTTTCAATGATGTTAATTAAGTAAATGAATCAGCCAATGAAAACTTTGCCTTATAGGCTAAAGTTGAGtccccaaaaattaaaaatcttaAGTTCAAATCCTCCTTTCTCCCTCCCCCCTCCCTCCCGCTTCCTAAATTCTACCCCATCACAtgctaaaaaaaatagaaaagaaaatgcaataTTAGGATAATTTAACTTGACCTTCCTAAATATTCTCTATGGCCTCACAAATATGTTTTCACTCTAAGTTGAtcagagttaaaaaaaaaaaaaaaaaagagattcgGCAATAACTTGTTATGCCTGAGTTCTCCACGTCAAAATTTTGCTAAATCATTGTTAAAATTGATAATTTTAACGCATATATGTCTCCAAGTTGTGAAAAGCACTAAGGAATAAAATCAAGTCAATGTCAATACAAAAttgatactttttttttaatcactaACTGGAATTTACACTATGCAAGATCAAGAATTACTACAAGAGAATAATCCTATGTCTATTTAAAAGTAGTCCTAGAAATTTTTACCTTTCTTGGTATACCAACAAATGAGAGAGAGGGAGCCAGCTTGGGAGGAAATGTGTGCTCATAAAGAGGTCCAACTCTATTATCATCCACCGATACTATTCCTTTAGTGTCAAGAAACGGGAATGAGTACGAGTACCTGCTCCAACacattagttaattagtttcaTCTCTCATGATTTAATTGTATTAATTATTACCCATTATTCAAATATTTAGATGGTGCCATGAAATAAATAGCTTTCATCTTGAAGAGAATACTACGCTAAGTCCAATGATTGAAAAAGAATCCGATTTTTGTTTATGTGAGATTTTGGAGATGCCACAAATCACAATCAGTGGTTTCTTCATATTTGCACCTTTTTAGGTAGGGATGGAATCAGAAAATTTAATTTGAGGGGACGAAATACATGTACATATAAACTTTCACATCAACataaaatttcttaaaaattttggGGGGAGGGACAGATGGTATAAAATACATAAAAgctttttaaattttctaaaattttaagGGGAGAAAACATAAATATCTAGAACTTAAGGGACGGGGAGGGGCCGTCCTTGTTTTTAGGAGTCAGTCTTCTTGATGTAAAAATTACGTaatgtggtttttttttttttttttttaacttgtggAAAATCAGtgtaaaaaatcaaaatgataCCACATGCAAGAAAATGTTGGCTTCATTTGTTTTCTAGTTGGGAAAGGAATCCCTTCAATTGTTCTGACAATTATACCATACAATTAATGGTCTAGATAGCACAAATCTAAAAGAAAGGTCCTTATTGCGAATTCTTCAAGGGAAACAATTTTCAATTATAATTTACTACTATTATTTTGCATGCTAAAATGAAGTGATTATGGATAATTACAGTGGACCCTAAATTGTCATAATTCCGGACAAACTACGGTTGAAGTCTGCCATATGAAACAGAACTTTACTTGTTATAAGGactttgtaaaaaaaattaaacatttgaggggaaaattttttaatttagaCATTAGAAGGGGGACTATTTTAATTCACACTTTTCTGTATAAATAATTGTTGGACATCCTGGACGAGCACGTGAATCACGAGAGAGGTCTTTTAAGCATGTGTCGGTGGTGACCATGTCAATTGAAGTAAATCTTAcaacagttaaaaaaaaaacggtAGTAATAAGATAGCAAAAATATGACTAGTTCATAAAAGAGATAATTCCATGCAATTATTCTCATGGCTCTGTTGATAATCTAATCGTAAAACTCGTCAATTGAGTTGCTAAAATTAATTTAATGAAGCGTAATCTTTACCCTGTGCAGTATATAATACTGTCAGCAAAAATCAAAGATCCATCTACGAATGTAACTCGTCCGTCTTCTTGTAGGGACTCTATCTGCATTAAACATAATTTTTTATTAGACTAATTGAGATACGTTGGGGTCCCAAGTACGATTGACTTTAAGTGTGGTTAGTATAATTGCTATACTTCTTTCATAATTCAGTGTATATTCACGTAACTTTATTATATTTCGTGACGTATAACAAAAGTTATACAAGTATATACCAAATCATGAAAAGAGTATAATAACCGTACCAATTACAGCTAAGGTCAACTGTACTTAATCTCATTCCCAATTGAGATTGAGCGCCAATTGGATGGTTAATTTTGAGAGTTTATTTAAAAGAAACATTATTGTAAAACTTTTTTAACTAAAGACATACAAGATATAAATAATTTACTAACCTGTGGATGAAGATAAAAGTTACAGTGTTTGGATATAATTTTTGCTAAGCCCTCAGCAATTTCCAAATCTTTGACGCTCAAATGGACATCCTTGGCCACAGGTACAAGTTCGATCGATATATCTTGCCCACTATATGAATTTCCAACTACAACAACCACCTActaaatataatgaaactacgTTATACATATTGATAACCATAAAAGAATACAAGTTCGTACACGCAAAATATTTACACATTATAATGAAACTAgactttttctttccttctctttttcaTCAAATCATTTAATTCAACTATCTAAATTTTCCTATCTATAGATATTAACCACTTCTAAGTGCAAAAGTTGGTAGACATTGTGATTGGCAAAGTTTCACAGCTTGCCAAGGAACTTTTTAGTTTCATGAAGTAGATAAAATCAGCTTTTGTGCATTGCTTTTGCTTGCATATTAACCAAATCTAGAGGAAAACTCCCAATTCACCGTTAGTAAAAATAATGCCGAAATTAAGTAAAAGGATATAGATCTTTTTGTTAGATAAAAGGATATATCTCACTTAATTAACTTAATTTCCTATACTtttttggactttttttttttctatccaCACAAATTAAACGCACTTACATCATTTCATATTGCAAACAATTCTCATTACACATTGGTTCTTTATTTCTATTTTAGATCATATTATGGTAACATAAATTCATAGTGGTTGAGTTGACGATAATGAATCATGCTAATTACTCTATCAGTTCACTCCAATGGACTACACACTCAAGATCTCGTGTGGTGATGTTCTCCAAGATCATTTTGCAAGGCTCACAACAAAAATTTCACACATTTCcataaaaaatgattgaaaaatatgtttaatcaattttttacacttaaaatttAGGTATACATTTTAATTCGATCGTAtgtgatttttttaattatttcttttatattttttcaatTATAATGTAATTAAGCATTCAAGAATATTTCTGACCCTATATACCCTCTAATCctcaaaatccaaaaaaaaaaaaaaaaaaaaaaaaacaaaatgggAATAAGTGATCTAACATAACCTTCTTGCATTACCTCGTTGCGAAATGGTTCTGGAACCCTATAGACATGACTATGTATCTGCTTCCTTTTCCATGCTTCCATACCTTAACCATTGTAAGCACATAATGAATAGTTATGTACAGAAGCTAACTACCATTCAGTTTGTGTCTATTAGAGAATGTGTAGCTAAATTTATCACTATGCTATGACATTTTTCTTTctattagttttttatttgttttattttgtagATTCTGCTTTGTCAGTTTTTCTTCTGGTCACAACACAGAAGTACCTTTGATGGTAGGCAGTCGAGGCTGAGAATAATGGCCGGTGGCAACAACCACCGCATCAAAGAGTTCTTCCACCACCACCTTctgatcatcatcatcataacCAGCCTTCTTCTTCTCAATGCTTTTCACTGTCCATTTCAAGCCATCATCATTGCATTCTTCATGATTTAACATTCCAACATAGTCGACCCTAGTGTTGAATCTAATCATATCTTTTAGTCCAAACCActcgcaaaaatctctcaagtaCATGAGAACTTCTTTATGTCCAGGAAATCTCCTACTGTCTCTCCCTTCCCGTACTCTGAATGGAAAATCCATAAAACCCATTGTTTCCCTAGGAGAAATAACCCGCAAAGATGCATAAATGCTACTATGAACTTTTAGGATAGGACACTTTCCTAAAGGATCCTGATCTTCAACATTTGGATGGTAAAGCCATTGCCCTCCAATATCATGATTTTGGTCAAGAACTACCACACCATGCCCTTCTTTTCTAAGCTCCCTAGCAGCCACTAAGCCTGATGGACCTGCACCAATAACACACACATTTTTAGAAGTACGTCCCTCCGAAATCATTTCTTTTACTGCTTCTTGTATCTTGCACAAAGTTTTTGGTGCTTTGATGCAAGGGTtgaagggggttatatggttgATTGAGTCGTAGACACAAATGAAAGACTATATAATGTAGCGTAAATTATATGTAATTCTCCCGTAGATTTATATATTGTTATATGAGATCCTCTGAGGTTTTAAAATAGTTTTATAACCCCTCTACAGTTTTATGTACAACGGAATGGATGAAAGGCACCACCAATCACGATGATTGAACCAAACGCACtctaaaaatatataaaataaaattataatattcACTTAATTCTTCTATTATTTGCATGAATATCCACTTTACTATTTATCGTACATTCCATTTATTTAAGTAATCTTTCTATAATTTTACATAAAATGATCATGTCTTTGTTTGATACTACTTAAGATATTTCAACTAACAATAATATTATAGGCCTGTTTGGTAAGTTCCCTATAGTGCTTGAGTGCTGTTGATTGTAATACTCGGGCGGTTGGGCCGGCAAGTTAGCTGTTTGCTGATACCTACAGGTACGACAAAACATGGGTGGTGTACGACCACTTTCAATAATGCCAGAACAATAATATCTGGGAAGCTGATTCTTTTGGATGCCCTTACCATAGAAGCATGAATGTATTGATTAATGGGAAAAATTTACTTTTCATCtataaattttgagttagggaCACATTTCATCCCCAAACTTTTAGACTCATCACATTTagtatatgaattaattattttttatcaaatttaatccaaaaatggTAAATTGCTTACTTTGGATAGAGAAAGTCACGTGTTTGGCACTTGACCATTAagtaaaatcaatttctcagtTAAAATTAACGGCCACGTCAGTCTTTTCTATccaaattaaatattttatcctttttggatgaaatgtaaccgaaaataattaatttatataCTAAATATGGTGCGTCTAAATGTTTGGGGACGAAATGTGTCCCTAGTTCAAAGTTCAAGGACGAAAAGTGGATTTTTCCCATTGATTAATAGACAATCCTTGGGTAAATATGTTCCGACAATAcaactaggggtggcaattttcgacacgacctgaaaacacgacacgaacctaacacgaaattaatgggtttgggttgaggtttcgagaattcgggtcagaatcgggttggacccgatgaacccgaaaagaaaacaggtcgatttcgggtcaacccgtggtgacctgatatgacccgatatgacccgtttacgaattaaaaataattttatctaactaaactaagttattctttttttcaaaggcattaattacttaatcctaaatgaatttatttaatttgtgtgaagttgaaattattatatttggacaaataatatattatattattttttacttttatactgttttaatttattttatattttgtttgggataaaacacttttacgatgtttaatttattttagatttggtttggaattatttatttaaatttttattacttaattttgtaattagttttgtgagaaattgattttattagaaattacagtgataaattaataaattaaaattaag encodes the following:
- the LOC113769315 gene encoding flavin-containing monooxygenase FMO GS-OX-like 8 → MISEGRTSKNVCVIGAGPSGLVAARELRKEGHGVVVLDQNHDIGGQWLYHPNVEDQDPLGKCPILKVHSSIYASLRVISPRETMGFMDFPFRVREGRDSRRFPGHKEVLMYLRDFCEWFGLKDMIRFNTRVDYVGMLNHEECNDDGLKWTVKSIEKKKAGYDDDDQKVVVEELFDAVVVATGHYSQPRLPTIKGMEAWKRKQIHSHVYRVPEPFRNEVVVVVGNSYSGQDISIELVPVAKDVHLSVKDLEIAEGLAKIISKHCNFYLHPQIESLQEDGRVTFVDGSLIFADSIIYCTGYSYSFPFLDTKGIVSVDDNRVGPLYEHTFPPKLAPSLSFVGIPRKIIGFPFFESQAKWVAQLLSGKRKLPSQEEMTKSIKDFYNSRDVAGIPKHYTHEIGEFEYCDRYADYMEFPHLEEWRKVLCRSAVKNSYANLETYRDSYSDDYEMLQVAHQSPHFTQLGDHAIPL